From one Plasmodium knowlesi strain H genome assembly, chromosome: 11 genomic stretch:
- a CDS encoding KIR protein: MASDTNILPSQKIYEEINKRNSCFAVPGGSGKCCMNGNGYYLDDTLKIYGYIDDKLAKKITAVWHHAPELGNGDNLTDSDRCKFLFFWTGSQINSRLSSLTTTFGNAMSTVYTQLRGYHCIHKCTLSYDGITSGLMFKWAKDLWDYYYDYSKLNGKEGVSEQPICKALKTKFERAKQAHSYLQSSCDSSPYCNAFNNGKSTTNAEFAAPKELKCKGDEETIAAEEEIMEVTSPPELGGKKLGELPSRLLYEKFESKEGKGKGKCGSTEIQSVKDALKAVLEDYSCVGDCTEKVLYSWCYADKEKDSTLYGEPFNFFYLWLWQELLKHGSAGNSFSPIAKRVYGALRDISPRKNCEDMWEGIYLDRSSDDFYHRKALYEYFVDYDTLIRHLGNGSVPKQCDSAYHQHLEQIKKACPALQKYCIEGERDSSKKEYCKWFNEHQNKSYCDNGALTKLKCTKVRLKPNPNPNQAGSSGSFSESGGHHNGVPGGEGKGGSDGGSIVGSVSGGLATVGLPTIAYLIYKYKPQLFSFGRHNNRSFGHGRNGLNRNGQNRGRSTLRSELNTSLPDDHDTSTIGGSDSMTDTSNYSLPYTTSSYR; encoded by the exons TAGCCAAGAAAATTACAGCAGTCTGGCATCATGCACCTGAACTAGGAAATGGGGACAATTTGACCGACAGTGATCGCTGtaaatttctatttttttggaCAGGTAGTCAAATAAATAGTAGGTTAAGTAGCCTTACCACCACATTTGGGAATGCTATGAGTACAGTTTACACACAATTGCGGGGATACCATTGTATACACAAATGCACGCTTTCTTATGATGGTATCACTAGCGGGCTCATGTTCAAGTGGGCTAAAGATTTATGGGACTATTATTATGACTACAGTAAGTTGAATGGGAAGGAGGGGGTTAGTGAGCAGCCTATCTGTAAAGCGTTGAAGACGAAATTCGAGAGGGCAAAGCAAGCACACTCATATTTACAGAGCAGTTGTGATAGTAGTCCATATTGTAACGCATTTAACAATGGGAAGTCAACTACGAATGCAGAATTTGCCGCACCGAAGGAATTAAAGTGCAAAGGGGATGAGGAAACAATTGCA GcggaggaggaaataatGGAGGTCACTAGCCCACCTGAATTAGGG GGGAAGAAATTAGGAGAGTTGCCCTCAAGATTGTTGTATGAAAAATTCGAGAGTAAAGAGGGGAAAGGTAAGGGGAAATGCGGAAGTACGGAAATTCAGAGCGTGAAGGATGCCCTGAAGGCTGTACTGGAGGACTACAGCTGTGTGGGCGACTGCACAGAGAAGGTTCTATATTCATGGTGTTACGCAgataaggagaaggataGTACACTTTACGGGGAAccttttaatttcttctacCTATGGTTGTGGCAGGAGCTGCTGAAACATGGGAGTGCGGGTAATTCCTTTTCGCCCATTGCGAAAAGAGTTTACGGTGCATTGAGGGATATATCCCCTCGAAAGAACTGTGAAGACATGTGGGAGGGCATATATCTAGATAGAAGTAGTGACGACTTCTATCATAGGAAAGCATTATATGAATATTTTGTGGATTATGACACTTTGATTAGGCACTTAGGGAATGGTAGTGTCCCAAAGCAGTGTGATTCAGCATATCATCAACATttagaacaaattaaaaaagcgTGTCCTGCTTTGCAGAAATATTGCATAGAAGGGGAGAGGGATTCaagtaaaaaggaatattgtAAGTGGTTTAATGAACATCAAAATAAGAGTTACTGTGACAATGGGGCACtaacaaaattgaaatgCACAAAAGTAAGACTCAAACCAAATCCAAATCCAAACCAAGCAGGAAGTAGTGGTTCCTTTTCCGAATCGGGAGGACATCATAATGGTGTTCCTggtggggaaggaaaaggtggtTCCGATGGTGGTAGTATTGTTGGTTCTGTGTCTGGTGGATTAGCAACAGTTGGATTGCCAACCATAGCGTACCTCATATATAAG TATAAACCACAACTCTTCTCCTTTGGAAGACATAACAACCGCTCCTTTGGACATGGAAGGAATGGATTGAACAGGAATGGTCAAAATAGAGGAAGATCTACCCTTAGAAGTGAATTGAACACATCATTGCCTGACGACCACGACACTTCCACCATCGGCGGATCGGATTCCATGACGGACACATCGAATTATTCTCTTCCATATACCACTTCTTCTTATAGATGA
- a CDS encoding DNA polymerase 1, putative — translation MKLFSFLKRSHKYLRIQRNVHSDSYICRSNIRFFHTINYAHLAHLVSRKRSNSEEVSSLHALLSTLLKGRQRENNQYSEVSIHKGHTCHIGSDQYEYKNLLTRWKELVKIYISWFPEITEDKYRSKCFSLPTYLVIHVVIPGSDTTETNTLQQFEEFNFDTLLKSVYGKGEDISDGNLHKYLPKEADHSHSNAKGENSPNGRESINDEGIHSLEEDNRGEDSNSGKNKSTRKKKKNDNSDNYDVHYVIGRNVDDAYNKIESVISKVDFSELGVHVKDRANGSNKWQACSGRNYFFSLNMLDLKDNEADRKILSRCMRGDFTETVAPVAKSQPSDDHHPHPFLFIVYDYKTLIHVFNNVKLEMPNIDSVFDVYILSSLLQLVQRGEKLQNVFSAYAAQSAGGILSTLNTTSILELPTVEFMRKCHFAIMPPEFSDVISGKYGIFGWGKYQKVKIKCERKKKGIRSTKKNSKDNLVISESQSHDDSTCTLSIAAQKISRVRQNHFSFTCADIKDQRSIKKLAFGNKRSLYEITEEDMISYCISRNCCMMVLFDFLMDIFAKNLNLLNIYVRIEQPLILCISEIERRGIFLNKKKIEEIHQSCSNPLVYKEEIEQLCECNINLNSSKQVASLIYGHLLDLTINPNVEVVTAIEDEVPHAESINYNNTIEGDNTGKPLSHMCDEFYHTQGAFEREGENIEGDTGNPQSQFYGDRNRGNTMREEAKLEESNLLRNIITNGNYPHFATEASVAIGTSEGTKPFPQLHNTINEMRRSKSLQTNNKTLKLIVDEIERNELIAEKEKEKMKKIINNVKLYRESKKLFQNYIENLPKFIQKETNKIHCNFNQVGASTGRLSCEHPNLQNIHSRFRCAISLKGEDSSSVEVGKDKLTVAEDPDREILTCEMSPHESTPSDGENLITFDYKQMELFVMAYLSFDRQLLKMLQSGDVFVETAKVLFNTTQVTSELRRMTKTVIYGILYGQTENGLARSLLISEGMASNLISNFFQVFPNVYRFMEMQKILLKHMNRVYTLVGRKRIIEPTVKNKYRISMNTPIQGCAADIMKFALLSCLSIMTHGRGRQVVSNFGSVHEPHNKYDVHSMGHWTQSARLLEINNVSAALLEENKPFLEATKLILQVHDELLFESTRRATAPIIRLISPILENAFYNLIHYTNTCDRLVLLYDYMHHNISVQTYIQYLQLSNNGQTWDSYSYGPNDRHCNWSNKLNSIFEEFNFMLPIKVETGDYYKEFS, via the coding sequence atgaaattgttctcctttttaaaacgAAGTCACAAATATTTGAGAATACAGAGGAACGTCCACAGTGACTCATATATATGCAGGAGCAACATCAGATTTTTTCACACTATAAATTATGCGCACTTGGCGCATTTGGtcagcagaaaaagaagcaatTCAGAAGAAGTGAGTTCTCTGCATGCTCTGCTCAGCACTTTGTTGAAAGGAAgacaaagggaaaataaccAGTACAGTGAAGTTAGCATTCACAAGGGGCACACGTGCCACATCGGATCAGATCAATATGAATACAAAAATCTTTTAACGAGGTGGAAAGAGCTAGTCAAGATATATATAAGCTGGTTTCCAGAAATTACGGAAGACAAATATAGGTCTAAATGTTTTTCACTACCCACCTATTTAGTCATCCATGTGGTAATCCCCGGTAGCGACACAACTGAGACAAACACATTGCAACAATTTGAAGAATTCAATTTTGACACCCTCCTAAAAAGTGTTtatggaaagggggaagataTATCTGATGGAAACCTCCACAAATATCTTCCCAAAGAGGCAGATCACTCTCATTCCaatgcaaaaggggaaaactcACCAAATGGACGTGAATCTATTAATGATGAAGGAATTCACAGTTTAGAAGAAGACAACAGGGGGGAAGATTCTAATAGTGGGAAAAATAAGTccaccagaaaaaaaaaaaaaaatgacaattcGGATAATTACGATGTACACTACGTTATCGGAAGAAATGTCGACGATGCATACAATAAAATAGAAAGCGTTATAAGTAAGGTGGACTTTTCTGAACTGGGGGTACACGTGAAAGATCGAGCCAATGGAAGTAACAAATGGCAGGCATGCAGTGGAAGAAAttacttcttctcccttaACATGCTGGATCTGAAAGATAACGAGGCAGACAGGAAAATACTAAGTCGATGTATGAGAGGAGATTTTACAGAGACAGTGGCCCCCGTAGCGAAGTCCCAACCCAGTGATGACCACCATCCCcatccttttctcttcatcgTATACGACTATAAAACTCTAATCCACGTATTTAATAACGTCAAATTGGAAATGCCTAATATCGACAGCGTCTTCgatgtatatattttgagTTCCCTATTGCAGCTCGTGCAGAGGGGGGAGAAGCTTCAAAATGTGTTCAGTGCCTATGCAGCACAGTCTGCGGGAGGTATATTGTCGACGCTGAACACTACGTCCATTTTGGAGCTACCCACTGTGGAGTTCATGAGGAAATGTCACTTTGCCATTATGCCACCCGAATTTTCGGACGTCATTTCTGGAAAATATGGTATTTTCGGGTGGGGCAAATATCAGAAGGTGAAAATAAagtgtgaaagaaaaaagaaaggaatccgctctacaaaaaaaaactcaaagGATAACCTTGTCATTTCGGAGAGTCAATCTCATGATGATTCCACTTGCACCCTCTCCATTGCGGCACAAAAAATCAGCAGGGTGAGACAGAACCATTTCAGTTTTACTTGCGCAGACATAAAGGACCAAAGGagcattaaaaaattggcatTCGGAAATAAAAGGAGCCTCTATGAAATTACGGAGGAAGATATGATCAGCTATTGTATATCGAGAAATTGCTGCATGATGGTACTCTTCGATTTTTTGATGGACATATTTGCGAAGAATTTAAACTTGTTAAATATTTACGTCAGGATTGAGCAACCACTCATCCTATGTATTAGCGAAATTGAAAGGAggggcatttttttaaacaagaagaaaattgaGGAAATTCACCAAAGTTGTAGTAACCCCTTAGTGTATAAAGAAGAGATAGAACAGCTCTGTGAGTGTAACATCAATTTGAATTCATCCAAGCAGGTTGCATCCCTCATATATGGACACTTGCTTGATCTTACCATCAACCCTAACGTGGAGGTAGTCACTGCGATTGAAGATGAAGTGCCTCATGCAGAAAGtataaattataataatacGATTGAAGGGGACAACACGGGTAAACCGTTAAGTCACATGTGTGATGAATTTTACCATACCCAAGGGGCATTTGAGCGTGAGGGGGAAAACATAGAGGGGGACACGGGAAATCCACAGTCACAATTTTATGGAGACAGAAACAGGGGGAATACGATGAGGGAAGAGGCAAAGTTAGAGGAGAGTAACTTACTGAGAAACATCATTACGAATGGTAATTACCCCCATTTTGCGACAGAGGCATCTGTAGCCATTGGCACATCAGAAGGAACGAAGCCATTCCCCCAACTTCACAACACCATTAATGAAatgagaagaagcaaaagtTTGCAAACGAACAACAAAACGCTCAAACTAATTGTGGATGAAATTGAACGGAATGAACTTAttgcagaaaaggaaaaagaaaaaatgaagaaaattatcaaCAATGTGAAACTGTACAGAGAATCCAAGAAGCTCTTTCAGAATTATATAGAAAATTTACCCAAGTTTATACAGAAGGAGACGAATAAGATTCACTGTAACTTCAATCAGGTAGGGGCGTCTACAGGTAGGCTCTCTTGCGAGCACCCCAACTTGCAGAATATCCACTCCAGGTTCCGCTGCGCAATATCACTCAAGGGAGAGGATTCTAGCAGCGTTGAGGTAGGGAAAGACAAGCTGACGGTGGCAGAAGACCCAGACCGAGAAATTTTAACTTGTGAAATGTCCCCCCATGAAAGTACCCCTTCCGATGGCGAGAACCTCATCACCTTTGACTACAAGCAGATGGAGTTGTTCGTAATGGCGTACCTTAGCTTCGACAGACAGTTACTGAAGATGCTGCAGAGCGGCGATGTCTTCGTTGAGACGGCGAAGGTACTATTTAACACAACCCAAGTGACGAGCGAGCTAAGGAGAATGACCAAAACGGTGATCTATGGGATTTTGTACGGACAAACCGAAAATGGATTGGCCAGGAGCCTCCTGATAAGCGAAGGAATGGCAAGTAACCTAATATCGAATTTCTTTCAGGTTTTCCCCAACGTGTACAGATTTATGGAAATGCAGAAAATTCTGCTCAAGCATATGAATAGAGTGTACACGTTAGTCGGGCGCAAGAGGATAATTGAGCCCACCGTAAAAAACAAGTATCGCATAAGCATGAACACGCCGATTCAGGGGTGCGCGGCGGACATCATGAAATTCGCCTTGCTGTCTTGCTTGAGCATTATGACCCATGGGCGTGGGCGCCAGGTCGTTAGCAATTTCGGCAGTGTACATGAGCCACATAACAAGTACGACGTACACTCCATGGGCCATTGGACCCAAAGCGCACGCCtattagaaataaacaacGTGAGTGCAGCCCTCCTGGAAGAAAACAAACCATTCCTGGAAGCAACCAAATTAATTTTGCAAGTGCACGATGAATTGTTATTTGAAAGCACCAGAAGAGCCACGGCCCCAATCATTAGACTCATCAGCCCCATTCTAGAAAACGCTTTTTACAATTTAATTCACTATACAAATACGTGCGATAGGTTGGTTCTTCTTTACGATTACATGCATCATAATATTTCTGTGCAGACGTATATACAGTATCTGCAGTTATCTAATAATGGGCAGACGTGGGATTCCTACTCCTATGGGCCAAATGATAGGCACTGTAATTGGTCGAACAAGTTAAATTCAATATTTGAGGAATTCAATTTTATGTTACCGATTAAGGTAGAAACGGGGGACTACTACAAAGAGTTTTCttaa
- a CDS encoding poly(A) polymerase PAP, putative has product MHTVYESENLLDCSNFMLRSKESIEDFLQLSDIKEENEDTYLNYNIECALSKSMEDEGGMGRKDTSFRSRRETINNESGMEGELHKKYKYGVSDPISLNYPTEEDLRKGNDVVELLKSYNLYETEHALKKRERVLGMINKLFHEFVVEISISQGINEEDAKHIHGNLYTFGSYRLGVITPNSDIDCIFLAPQNITREIFFNEFYLKLQQDKNVRKLQALPETYTPIIQFMYDDVDIDLLLATLPYRTLKDCYYSLDNDYILKNLDEVTVRSLNGIRVADLILASVPHKDHFRNTLRYIKLWAKSRGIYSNILGFLGGISWALLTAKICQLYPNYNVSQLICKFFRVYSIWNWKYPVLIQNINKYNNVDGLRNFSVWDPEKNIKDKLHVMPIITPAFPCMNSTHNVTYCTRSILIDEFKRAHYIINYMEMNPGANVTFVMNQANGVVTPVSAPSSSTTSSSSNIWTNILQPLDLFGTYKHFLHIQIMATSELIYNSWKGWIESKIRLLFKKLETINELKIRPYPKFYVYQKDKFDYCSSFFIALVFFLKNVYDNTFNLSYAIRDFIDIVLNWPQKSKYPNSYKINISYQKKSQVLEFLASVTSGVTSGVDGQQGKEPGGEDKPTDESGSPEGDEAMER; this is encoded by the coding sequence ATGCATACCGTCTACGAAAGCGAAAACCTCCTGGACTGCAGCAACTTCATGCTGCGGAGCAAAGAATCTATTGAGGATTTTTTGCAGTTAAGTGacataaaggaagaaaatgaagatacCTACCTGAATTACAACATAGAATGTGCGTTGAGTAAAAGTATGGAGGATGAAGGTGGGATGGGTAGGAAAGACACCTCCTTTCGAAGTAGGAGAGAAACAATAAATAACGAATCTGGCATGGAAGGAGAATTACACAAAAAGTACAAGTACGGAGTGTCAGATCCAATTTCCCTCAATTATCCCACGGAGGAAGAtttaagaaaaggaaatgatgTAGTGGAATTGTTGAAAAGCTACAATCTATACGAAACCGAACATGCATTAAAGAAGAGGGAAAGAGTACTAGGAATGATTAACAAATTATTTCACGAATTTGTTGTGGAAATATCAATAAGTCAAGGgataaatgaagaagatgcaAAACATATACACGGAAATCTGTACACATTTGGATCGTACAGATTAGGAGTTATAACTCCTAATAGTGATATcgattgtatttttttagcaCCTCAAAATATAACgagggaaatattttttaatgaatTTTACTTAAAATTACAACAGGATAAAAATGTGCGCAAGTTGCAAGCTCTTCCTGAGACATACACTCCCATAATTCAATTCATGTATGATGATGTGGACATCGACTTGTTGTTGGCAACCTTGCCATATAGAACACTAAAGGATTGTTATTACTCACTCGACAATGattacattttaaaaaatctagACGAAGTGACGGTAAGGTCTCTCAACGGTATAAGAGTAGCTGACTTGATATTAGCCTCCGTTCCACACAAGGACCACTTTAGAAATACCCTCAGGTACATCAAACTATGGGCAAAAAGCAGAGGAATATACAGCAACATTTTAGGCTTCCTTGGAGGAATTTCGTGGGCATTACTGACAGCCAAAATTTGTCAGCTTTATCCTAATTATAATGTTAGTCAATTgatatgtaaattttttaggGTCTATTCTATATGGAATTGGAAGTATCCTGTCCttatacaaaatataaacaaataCAATAATGTAGATGGGCTGAGAAACTTCTCTGTATGGGATCCCGAAAAGAACATCAAAGATAAGTTACACGTCATGCCAATTATTACTCCTGCCTTCCCTTGTATGAACTCGACTCACAATGTGACCTACTGTACGAGGAGCATCCTCATAGATGAATTTAAGAGAGCCCACTACATAATCAATTATATGGAAATGAATCCAGGTGCAAATGTTACCTTTGTTATGAATCAGGCCAACGGAGTCGTCACCCCGGTCAGCGCTCCGAGCAGTAGCACCACCAGTAGTAGTAGCAACATATGGACCAACATACTGCAGCCACTTGATTTGTTTGGAACATACAAACATTTCTTGCACATCCAAATAATGGCCACCAGCGAGCTTATATACAATTCCTGGAAGGGATGGATTGAAAGCAAAATCAGATTGCTAttcaaaaaattggaaactATTAACGAACTTAAAATAAGGCCCTATCCCAAGTTCTACGTTTATCAGAAGGATAAGTTTGACTActgctcctccttcttcatagcacttgtattttttttaaaaaatgtctacGACAATACATTCAATTTGTCTTACGCTATCCGCGATTTTATCGACATAGTTCTTAACTGGCCCCAAAAAAGCAAGTACCCCAATTCGTACAAAATTAATATAAGTTACCAGAAGAAGTCACAAGTTTTGGAGTTCTTGGCCAGCGTCACGTCCGGCGTCACATCCGGCGTAGACGGTCAGCAAGGGAAGGAACCTGGTGGGGAGGACAAGCCGACAGACGAAAGCGGGTCGCCCGAAGGGGACGAAGCGATGGAAAGGTGA